From one Triticum urartu cultivar G1812 chromosome 3, Tu2.1, whole genome shotgun sequence genomic stretch:
- the LOC125547502 gene encoding uncharacterized protein LOC125547502 isoform X2 yields the protein MDKEAHSQSKEIWPLACLHNYKVNYSHQKSKPNTDIIDKKIMKRSSSSSSTAAAVAILAIMFIYCSLPCSVAVQDLPEGDRPGVGPPSPIPGSGRHKCPGCDRPNTPPPPPHRKTLLVGTGNTP from the exons ATGGACAAAGAAGCTCATTCGCAAAGTAAGGAAATCTGGCCACTTGCTTGTCTACACAATTACAAGGTTAATTACAGCCACCAAAAGTCGAAGCCTAACACCGATATAATTGACAAGAAGATTATGAAGcgctcctcctcttcttcttccaccGCGGCAGCTGTGGCAATCTTGGCTATCATGTTCATATACTGCTCCTTGCCATGCTCGGTGGCCGTGCAAG ATCTTCCAGAAGGAGATCGTCCAGGAGTGGGTCCACCGTCTCCGATCCCCGGGTCGGGGCGCCACAAGTGCCCGGGGTGCGACCGCCCCAAcactccgccgccaccgccgcaccgGAAGACACTGCTGGTTGGTACAGGAAACACCCCGTAA
- the LOC125547502 gene encoding uncharacterized protein LOC125547502 isoform X1, with the protein MDKEAHSQSKEIWPLACLHNYKVNYSHQKSKPNTDIIDKKIMKRSSSSSSTAAAVAILAIMFIYCSLPCSVAVQGKHQVFHLTIDLPEGDRPGVGPPSPIPGSGRHKCPGCDRPNTPPPPPHRKTLLVGTGNTP; encoded by the exons ATGGACAAAGAAGCTCATTCGCAAAGTAAGGAAATCTGGCCACTTGCTTGTCTACACAATTACAAGGTTAATTACAGCCACCAAAAGTCGAAGCCTAACACCGATATAATTGACAAGAAGATTATGAAGcgctcctcctcttcttcttccaccGCGGCAGCTGTGGCAATCTTGGCTATCATGTTCATATACTGCTCCTTGCCATGCTCGGTGGCCGTGCAAGGTAAGCATCAGGTATTTCACTTGACAATAG ATCTTCCAGAAGGAGATCGTCCAGGAGTGGGTCCACCGTCTCCGATCCCCGGGTCGGGGCGCCACAAGTGCCCGGGGTGCGACCGCCCCAAcactccgccgccaccgccgcaccgGAAGACACTGCTGGTTGGTACAGGAAACACCCCGTAA